Proteins encoded in a region of the Polyodon spathula isolate WHYD16114869_AA chromosome 9, ASM1765450v1, whole genome shotgun sequence genome:
- the LOC121320663 gene encoding F-box-like/WD repeat-containing protein TBL1X isoform X3 yields the protein MPDAVQTRQQVFREKLAQQQAAVAAAAVASAAAQQNTPKNGEATVNGEENGAHAIKHPCPTWEMGGILLQTAHDNHSETMEIDGDVDIPASKATVLRGHESEVFICAWNPVSDLLASGSGDSTARIWNLNENGNSGSTQLVLRHCIREGGQDVPSNKDVTSLDWNSDGTLLATGSYDGFARIWTKDGNLASTLGQHKGPIFALKWNKKGNCILSAGVDKTTIIWDAHTGEAKQQFPFHSAPALDVDWQNNTTFASCSTDMCIHVCRLGCDRPVKTFLGHTNEVNAIKWDPSGMLLASCSDDMTLKVWSMKQDNCVHDLQAHNKEIYTIKWSPTGPGTSNPNSNIMLASASFDSTVRLWDVERGVCIHTLTKHQEPVYSVAFSPDGKYLASGSFDKCVHIWNTTSGSLVHSYRGTGGIFEVCWNSMGDKVGASASDGSVCVLDLRK from the exons ATGCCCGATGCTGTACAGACTCGACAGCAGGTGTTCAGAGAGAAGCTAGCCCAGCAGCAGGCTGCAGTGGCAGCCGCGGCAGTGGCTTCAGCGGCTGCCCAGCAAAACACACCAAAGAACGGAGAGGCTACTGTAAACGGAGAGGAGAATGGGGCACATGCAATAA aACATCCCTGTCCGACTTGGGAAATGGGAGGAATCCTTCTTCAAACTGCACATG ATAATCATTCAGAGACCATGGAGATTGATGGGGACGTGGACATTCCAGCAAGCAAGGCTACAGTCCTCAGAGGCCACGAATCGGAAGTGTTTATCTGTGCCTGGAACCCAGTCAGCGATCTTTTGGCATCAGG atcTGGTGACTCCACTGCAAGGATATGGAACTTGAATGAAAATGGAAACAGTGGCTCCACTCAGTTAGTTCTGAGGCATTGTATACGAGAAGGAGGACAGGATGTCCCCAGCAATAAAGATGTCACATCCTTGGACTGGAAT AGTGATGGAACACTTTTGGCGACAGGGTCATATGATGGCTTTGCGAGAATATGGACTAAAGACG gtaatCTTGCAAGCACCTTGGGGCAACATAAAGGTCCTATTTTTGCTTTAAAGTGGAACAAAAAGGGAAATTGCATTCTCAGCGCAGGTGTGGATAAG ACAACAATCATCTGGGATGCACACACAGGCGAGGCAAAGCAGCAGTTTCCATTCCACTCAG CTCCTGCCCTGGATGTGGACTGGCAAAACAACACTACCTTTGCCTCCTGCAGTACTGACATGTGTATTCACGTGTGCCGGCTTGGCTGTGACCGCCCAGTCAAAACATTTCTAGGACACACA AATGAAGTTAATGCAATCAAATGGGATCCATCTGGTATGCTGCTAGCATCCTGCTCGGATGACATGACACTGAAG gtcTGGAGCATGAAACAAGATAATTGTGTACATGACCTCCAGGCCCACAATAAAGAGATTTATACAATTAAATGGAGTCCAACTGGCCCTGGCACCAGCAACCCTAACTCCAACATCATGCTAGCcag TGCCTCTTTTGACTCTACTGTTCGTCTGTGGGATGTAGAAAGAGGAGTCTGTATTCACACTTTAACCAAGCACCAAGAACCTGTATACAGTGTTGCCTTTAGTCCTGATGGCAAATACCTGGCCAGCGGCTCCTTCGACAAGTGTGTTCATATATGGAACACCACG AGTGGATCTTTAGTGCATAGCTACAGAGGGACTGGTGGAATCTTTGAAGTTTGCTGGAATAGCATGGGTGACAAGGTTGGAGCCAGTGCGTCTGATGGATCA GTCTGTGTTCTTGACCTTCGAAAATAG
- the LOC121320663 gene encoding F-box-like/WD repeat-containing protein TBL1X isoform X1, whose product MSITSDEVNFLVYRYLQESGFSHSAFTFGIESHISQSNINGTLVPPAALISILQKGLQYVEAEISINEDGTVFDGRPIESLSLIDAVMPDAVQTRQQVFREKLAQQQAAVAAAAVASAAAQQNTPKNGEATVNGEENGAHAIKHPCPTWEMGGILLQTAHDNHSETMEIDGDVDIPASKATVLRGHESEVFICAWNPVSDLLASGSGDSTARIWNLNENGNSGSTQLVLRHCIREGGQDVPSNKDVTSLDWNSDGTLLATGSYDGFARIWTKDGNLASTLGQHKGPIFALKWNKKGNCILSAGVDKTTIIWDAHTGEAKQQFPFHSAPALDVDWQNNTTFASCSTDMCIHVCRLGCDRPVKTFLGHTNEVNAIKWDPSGMLLASCSDDMTLKVWSMKQDNCVHDLQAHNKEIYTIKWSPTGPGTSNPNSNIMLASASFDSTVRLWDVERGVCIHTLTKHQEPVYSVAFSPDGKYLASGSFDKCVHIWNTTSGSLVHSYRGTGGIFEVCWNSMGDKVGASASDGSVCVLDLRK is encoded by the exons ATGAGTATAACCAGTGACGAAGTGAACTTCTTGGTATATCGATATCTCCAGGAATCTG gcTTCTCCCATTCAGCATTCACCTTTGGTATTGAAAGCCACATTAGCCAGTCTAACATCAATGGGACTTTAGTGCCACCTGCTGCCCTTATTTCCATTCTTCAGAAAGGCTTACAGTATGTGGAAGCTGAAATCAGCATCAACGAG GACGGCACAGTGTTCGATGGCAGGCCGATCGAATCACTTTCTCTAATAGACGCGGTGATGCCCGATGCTGTACAGACTCGACAGCAGGTGTTCAGAGAGAAGCTAGCCCAGCAGCAGGCTGCAGTGGCAGCCGCGGCAGTGGCTTCAGCGGCTGCCCAGCAAAACACACCAAAGAACGGAGAGGCTACTGTAAACGGAGAGGAGAATGGGGCACATGCAATAA aACATCCCTGTCCGACTTGGGAAATGGGAGGAATCCTTCTTCAAACTGCACATG ATAATCATTCAGAGACCATGGAGATTGATGGGGACGTGGACATTCCAGCAAGCAAGGCTACAGTCCTCAGAGGCCACGAATCGGAAGTGTTTATCTGTGCCTGGAACCCAGTCAGCGATCTTTTGGCATCAGG atcTGGTGACTCCACTGCAAGGATATGGAACTTGAATGAAAATGGAAACAGTGGCTCCACTCAGTTAGTTCTGAGGCATTGTATACGAGAAGGAGGACAGGATGTCCCCAGCAATAAAGATGTCACATCCTTGGACTGGAAT AGTGATGGAACACTTTTGGCGACAGGGTCATATGATGGCTTTGCGAGAATATGGACTAAAGACG gtaatCTTGCAAGCACCTTGGGGCAACATAAAGGTCCTATTTTTGCTTTAAAGTGGAACAAAAAGGGAAATTGCATTCTCAGCGCAGGTGTGGATAAG ACAACAATCATCTGGGATGCACACACAGGCGAGGCAAAGCAGCAGTTTCCATTCCACTCAG CTCCTGCCCTGGATGTGGACTGGCAAAACAACACTACCTTTGCCTCCTGCAGTACTGACATGTGTATTCACGTGTGCCGGCTTGGCTGTGACCGCCCAGTCAAAACATTTCTAGGACACACA AATGAAGTTAATGCAATCAAATGGGATCCATCTGGTATGCTGCTAGCATCCTGCTCGGATGACATGACACTGAAG gtcTGGAGCATGAAACAAGATAATTGTGTACATGACCTCCAGGCCCACAATAAAGAGATTTATACAATTAAATGGAGTCCAACTGGCCCTGGCACCAGCAACCCTAACTCCAACATCATGCTAGCcag TGCCTCTTTTGACTCTACTGTTCGTCTGTGGGATGTAGAAAGAGGAGTCTGTATTCACACTTTAACCAAGCACCAAGAACCTGTATACAGTGTTGCCTTTAGTCCTGATGGCAAATACCTGGCCAGCGGCTCCTTCGACAAGTGTGTTCATATATGGAACACCACG AGTGGATCTTTAGTGCATAGCTACAGAGGGACTGGTGGAATCTTTGAAGTTTGCTGGAATAGCATGGGTGACAAGGTTGGAGCCAGTGCGTCTGATGGATCA GTCTGTGTTCTTGACCTTCGAAAATAG
- the LOC121320663 gene encoding F-box-like/WD repeat-containing protein TBL1X isoform X2 translates to MSITSDEVNFLVYRYLQESGFSHSAFTFGIESHISQSNINGTLVPPAALISILQKGLQYVEAEISINEDGTVFDGRPIESLSLIDAVMPDAVQTRQQVFREKLAQQQAAVAAAAVASAAAQQNTPKNGEATVNGEENGAHAINNHSETMEIDGDVDIPASKATVLRGHESEVFICAWNPVSDLLASGSGDSTARIWNLNENGNSGSTQLVLRHCIREGGQDVPSNKDVTSLDWNSDGTLLATGSYDGFARIWTKDGNLASTLGQHKGPIFALKWNKKGNCILSAGVDKTTIIWDAHTGEAKQQFPFHSAPALDVDWQNNTTFASCSTDMCIHVCRLGCDRPVKTFLGHTNEVNAIKWDPSGMLLASCSDDMTLKVWSMKQDNCVHDLQAHNKEIYTIKWSPTGPGTSNPNSNIMLASASFDSTVRLWDVERGVCIHTLTKHQEPVYSVAFSPDGKYLASGSFDKCVHIWNTTSGSLVHSYRGTGGIFEVCWNSMGDKVGASASDGSVCVLDLRK, encoded by the exons ATGAGTATAACCAGTGACGAAGTGAACTTCTTGGTATATCGATATCTCCAGGAATCTG gcTTCTCCCATTCAGCATTCACCTTTGGTATTGAAAGCCACATTAGCCAGTCTAACATCAATGGGACTTTAGTGCCACCTGCTGCCCTTATTTCCATTCTTCAGAAAGGCTTACAGTATGTGGAAGCTGAAATCAGCATCAACGAG GACGGCACAGTGTTCGATGGCAGGCCGATCGAATCACTTTCTCTAATAGACGCGGTGATGCCCGATGCTGTACAGACTCGACAGCAGGTGTTCAGAGAGAAGCTAGCCCAGCAGCAGGCTGCAGTGGCAGCCGCGGCAGTGGCTTCAGCGGCTGCCCAGCAAAACACACCAAAGAACGGAGAGGCTACTGTAAACGGAGAGGAGAATGGGGCACATGCAATAA ATAATCATTCAGAGACCATGGAGATTGATGGGGACGTGGACATTCCAGCAAGCAAGGCTACAGTCCTCAGAGGCCACGAATCGGAAGTGTTTATCTGTGCCTGGAACCCAGTCAGCGATCTTTTGGCATCAGG atcTGGTGACTCCACTGCAAGGATATGGAACTTGAATGAAAATGGAAACAGTGGCTCCACTCAGTTAGTTCTGAGGCATTGTATACGAGAAGGAGGACAGGATGTCCCCAGCAATAAAGATGTCACATCCTTGGACTGGAAT AGTGATGGAACACTTTTGGCGACAGGGTCATATGATGGCTTTGCGAGAATATGGACTAAAGACG gtaatCTTGCAAGCACCTTGGGGCAACATAAAGGTCCTATTTTTGCTTTAAAGTGGAACAAAAAGGGAAATTGCATTCTCAGCGCAGGTGTGGATAAG ACAACAATCATCTGGGATGCACACACAGGCGAGGCAAAGCAGCAGTTTCCATTCCACTCAG CTCCTGCCCTGGATGTGGACTGGCAAAACAACACTACCTTTGCCTCCTGCAGTACTGACATGTGTATTCACGTGTGCCGGCTTGGCTGTGACCGCCCAGTCAAAACATTTCTAGGACACACA AATGAAGTTAATGCAATCAAATGGGATCCATCTGGTATGCTGCTAGCATCCTGCTCGGATGACATGACACTGAAG gtcTGGAGCATGAAACAAGATAATTGTGTACATGACCTCCAGGCCCACAATAAAGAGATTTATACAATTAAATGGAGTCCAACTGGCCCTGGCACCAGCAACCCTAACTCCAACATCATGCTAGCcag TGCCTCTTTTGACTCTACTGTTCGTCTGTGGGATGTAGAAAGAGGAGTCTGTATTCACACTTTAACCAAGCACCAAGAACCTGTATACAGTGTTGCCTTTAGTCCTGATGGCAAATACCTGGCCAGCGGCTCCTTCGACAAGTGTGTTCATATATGGAACACCACG AGTGGATCTTTAGTGCATAGCTACAGAGGGACTGGTGGAATCTTTGAAGTTTGCTGGAATAGCATGGGTGACAAGGTTGGAGCCAGTGCGTCTGATGGATCA GTCTGTGTTCTTGACCTTCGAAAATAG